From a region of the Sporosarcina ureilytica genome:
- a CDS encoding hydroxymethylglutaryl-CoA lyase — protein sequence MAFPNKVIIREVGPREGMQVEKTHVATVDKIKLVDMLSECNLPVIEVTSFVSPKWVPQMADAELIAEGFKRKPGIEYQCVYLNSKGIERAQATGKFDLEGVISVIASETFSIKNTNRTIDETFAEMHNRIAVLQKYNIPIITAPVMAAFGCNYEGNIDPQHALSLIARTLEIAESYDINLERILLGDTMGWANPVTIEYLVGRVQDKWPDKDIILHLHDTRGMGLANAYAGLKMGVTHFDASVGGLGGCPFGGFKGAAGNIATEDLVHMCHELGIETGVDLKKLMDVTLEAERILGRTLPGKLAHGGSLDTYRKTPQV from the coding sequence TTGGCATTTCCCAATAAAGTAATAATTCGTGAGGTTGGACCTCGTGAAGGCATGCAAGTTGAAAAGACACATGTAGCTACTGTGGATAAAATAAAATTAGTTGATATGCTTTCGGAGTGCAATTTGCCTGTAATCGAGGTTACTTCATTTGTAAGTCCTAAATGGGTGCCGCAAATGGCAGACGCTGAGTTAATTGCAGAAGGATTCAAAAGAAAACCAGGGATAGAATATCAGTGCGTTTATTTGAATTCGAAAGGAATAGAAAGAGCACAAGCGACAGGAAAGTTTGATTTGGAAGGCGTTATTAGTGTAATTGCAAGTGAAACATTTTCTATAAAGAACACGAATCGGACGATTGATGAAACATTCGCTGAAATGCATAATCGGATTGCTGTTCTGCAAAAATACAATATTCCAATTATCACAGCACCTGTAATGGCTGCCTTTGGTTGTAACTACGAGGGGAATATCGATCCACAACATGCATTAAGCTTGATTGCTAGAACATTAGAAATTGCAGAATCTTATGATATCAATTTGGAGCGTATCCTTCTTGGGGATACGATGGGATGGGCAAATCCAGTTACAATCGAATACCTCGTAGGTCGGGTGCAAGATAAATGGCCAGATAAGGATATTATTCTACATTTACATGATACACGGGGGATGGGATTAGCTAATGCTTATGCAGGGTTGAAGATGGGCGTCACCCATTTTGATGCTTCGGTAGGCGGATTGGGAGGTTGTCCATTTGGTGGTTTCAAAGGAGCGGCTGGAAACATCGCCACAGAAGACTTGGTTCATATGTGTCACGAACTTGGAATCGAAACTGGTGTTGATCTTAAGAAGTTAATGGATGTAACCCTGGAGGCGGAACGAATTCTCGGCCGCACTCTCCCTGGAAAGTTGGCACATGGAGGAAGTTTAGACACATACAGAAAGACTCCGCAAGTGTAA
- a CDS encoding cupin domain-containing protein, with protein MSIEKMTHARIDLTKGNELIIKEMQSSGITWKTGIDGEEIWMGRIEVDANTKSKALHHKESETVHYLLRGKVKVHYGENYASTVELGEGDFIYIPPYLAYTFENPIETEKLDLVTFMASTHQIVYLERDEHVQVPAEFNKEEVLVVRASELDGSTDQTKNMPRKTGIQSTKIWIGRVTGEPASDSGAHHHGEAETGGFIISGTTRILYGQNYQEYAEFVSGDFVHVPPFVPHIERNLNDTEAVEFLTARNPRNIVVNLED; from the coding sequence ATGTCTATTGAAAAAATGACGCATGCGCGCATCGATCTAACAAAAGGAAATGAATTAATAATTAAAGAAATGCAAAGTTCGGGCATTACGTGGAAAACAGGAATTGATGGAGAAGAGATATGGATGGGGCGTATTGAAGTAGATGCCAATACTAAATCAAAGGCGCTACATCATAAAGAATCTGAAACTGTACATTATTTATTACGGGGAAAAGTTAAAGTTCATTATGGAGAAAATTATGCTAGTACTGTCGAACTTGGGGAGGGAGATTTCATTTATATTCCTCCCTATCTTGCTTATACATTTGAGAATCCAATTGAAACGGAAAAGCTTGATTTAGTTACTTTTATGGCTTCGACCCACCAAATTGTATATCTAGAAAGAGATGAACATGTTCAGGTGCCGGCAGAATTCAATAAAGAAGAAGTTTTAGTTGTAAGAGCATCTGAATTAGATGGTTCAACTGACCAAACAAAAAACATGCCACGAAAAACCGGCATTCAATCAACTAAAATTTGGATAGGGCGCGTGACTGGTGAACCTGCCAGCGATTCAGGGGCACATCATCATGGTGAAGCTGAAACAGGTGGATTTATTATTAGCGGAACAACACGAATTTTATATGGCCAGAATTATCAAGAGTATGCGGAATTTGTGTCAGGTGATTTTGTGCATGTACCCCCATTTGTACCGCATATTGAACGGAATCTGAACGACACTGAAGCAGTGGAATTTTTAACAGCTCGCAATCCTAGAAATATAGTTGTTAATTTAGAAGATTAA